The window CAATTTCATAATTCATAGATTCTATAGGGTTTAAAGGTTAATCCTTTAAAGTTCAATGTTTAGTGTTTAAAATTTAAAATTTTAAGTTTAAGGTTTAAAGTTGTTAGGGAAACAACTAATGATCTGTAATTGATATTTGAATAATGTTCAATTACTAGCTTCTAATTTCTAACCTCTAACTTCTCATTAAGCATTATACTTTTTACATTGTACAATTAAGCTAACCCTTCCACAAATTTTAACGACAATTGTACCTATCAAAAAAGGGTACGCAATCAATCTATTTACAATGAAATTGATATATTGCCTGCTGCTGATCTTTTGCGGATCAGTATTTACAAGTGCACAAAAAACTTATACTGTAGAGGGAACCGTTCAGGATTTCCACGATAAAACACTGCTGGAAAATGCGGTGATTAAAATCGGAAACTTTACAGCTAAAACAAACAAGAAAGGTAAATTTTCTTTTGACAAAATTCCTGCAGGAAAGTATACACTCATTGCACAGCATCCTGATTGCAATGATTATACTGAAAATATAGGAGTTGATCAGGATGTTCAGCTGGTAATTACGCTGGAACATCATGTCAAAGACATCGAAACAGTGACCGTTCATGGAAGTCATAAGAACAATGGAAGCATGGTGGTGAAAACCATTGACAAGGCAATGATTTCAAGAAATGTCACCGAAAACTTAGGTAATTTACTAACCAATATTTCCGGTGTTAACGTTCTTAAGACGGGAAATAATATTGCCAAACCTATTATCCACGGGCTTTATGGAAGTAGAGTATCCATTCTTAATGATGGGGTGAAGCTTGCCGAACAGGAATGGGGAGTAGAACATGCACCCAATGTGGATGTCAATAATTTTGAACATATTGACGTGATTAAAGGAGCATCTGCCCTGAAATATGGAGCGGGAGCCGTAGGTGGAGTAGTTGTTTTGCAACCTCAGGTTTTGCCAAAGAAAGATACGATCATGGGAAATGTTTCTCTTTCCGGAATTTCAAACGGAAGAGGAGCCGATCTTAACGTAAAGCTGGCAAAAACCTGGGAGAATGGCTGGGCTATAAAAACCAATGGAAGCTATAAAAAATTGGGAGATCTTGAAGCTCCGGATTATGGCTTGATGAATACAGGACTCGAGAGTTCAGGATTTAATTTCGGAGTACAGAAAATGACATTTGAAAAAGGCTTTTCATTTGATTATTATCTGACCAAAAGCACAGTTGGGATTCTTAGAAGCTCTCACGTAGGGAACTCTGAAGATCTGCGTACTGCTCTTACCTCTCCGGAACCAATCTATCAAAGAGATTTTAGTTATGATATTGATAATCCTAAACAGGAAATCGAACATCATATTGCTAAAGTTTCTGCTTATAAAAGGTTTGAAAATTTTGGAAAGATCACGGCTACTTACAGTTTTCAGTACAATCATAGAAAAGAATATGACATCAGACGTACAGAAGCACTGAGCAAAAAGCCGGCATTGGATCTTGAACTGATCACCAATGATCTGAATGTAAATCACCTGATAGAAAGAGGAAACTGGAATCTTGAAACAGGGATTAATGCAGGGTATCAAAACAACTACTCCAATACGCAGACCGAGGCAAGACGTCTTGTTCCGAACTATGACAGATATTATGCAGGAATTTATTCCGTATTAAAATATAAAATTGCTCCGGAACTGGACCTTGAACTGGGAGGCAGATACGATTATGATCATTATGATGTAACAAAATGGTATGATCTGAGCGATTGGAATAAGACTTATGCAGCAGATTATTCAAATTTTGTAGTGAGAATAAACCAAAACAGAATTCTTACCAATCCATCATTAACGTATAATAATGTTTCAGTAAATGGTGGAATTGTCTATCACCCATCTGAATATTTTAATCTGAAATTTAATTATGCCAGAGTTTCCAGATCTCCGAATATTGCAGAGCTTTTTGCTGACGGACTTCACCATTCTGCAGCCATTATTGAAAGAGGAGATATGAGAATGAAAAGTGAAACAGGAAATCAGTTTAATCTAATTGCAGATGTAAAAGCAAATGTTTTAAAAGGATTGAATATTTCAGTAAACCCATATTTCTTTTACACCCAGAATTTCATTAATCAGATTCCTACAGGATATCAGAATACTCAGTGGGGCGGGGCGTTTGTAGTATATAGCTATCAGCAGATCAATGCAAAAATGTATGGATTAGATATTGATGCTCAGCTTAAAATAACAGATAATCTAACCTATAAAGGAAGCGGTTCCTATGTTTATGGGCAGGATACTACTCATGACGTGCCCCTTATTCTTATGATGCCTCCGAATTTTAATAATTCATTGGAATTCAATAAAAAAGAATGGAAAAACTTCTATTTCACAGTCAGTAACAATACTTATCTGAAACAGACAAGATTTCCAACTTATAACGTTCCTATCAGATTATTTGATTCTGATGGAAATGCTTACAGTGAAGATGTAGATATCTCTACACCTCCAAGCGGATATTCGCTTTGGAACCTTCAGACAGGGGTGAATCTGTCTAAAAATTTCGGAATTGATTTCTCAGTCCGAAATGTCTTCAACAAGTCTTACAGGGATTATCTGAACAGACTTCGTTTCTTTTCCAACGAAATGGGAAGAAACTTTATTCTAACTCTTAAATATCAATTTTAATTACTTAAAATCAAAAACATGAAAAATATTTTTAAAAATACTACTCTTATCTTAGGACTTTTCTTCGCAGTTTCTTTAAGCTTAACATCGTGCAACAGAAGCGATGATGAAGCAGATGATCTTCCTCAGGAAGAACTTTCAGATGTTCTCTTAAGAGTAACAGATGTTGCTACAGGAACTCCGGTAGTGTATGACTATCAGGTAAATAGTACAACAAACCCTAATGTTAAACTTATCAACGGTCATACGTATAACGTAGAAGTTATTTTCAAGAATGGTGATGAAGATGCCACTCAGGAAATTAAAGATGCAAAAGATGAGCATTTCTTAGTGTACAACTTTCCAAACTCTGATATTACATTAACCCGTACAGATGACGCCAACTCCACAAGAGGAGACGGAAACCGCGTAGGATTGAAAACAAAATGGGTGGTAAACACTGCCGTAAAAAATGCTTCTGCACCTAGTCAGCTGGTTCTTACTCTATTCCATGAGCCGGTAACGGTTTCTGAAGCTTCTGCTGTGAGTGGAAATGGAGTGGTTTATGGATCCCATACAGGAGGTGAAACAGACGCACAAGCCAATTATAATATTATTAATTAATATACCTTTAATCTTGTTTGAACCACCGGAATTCTCCGGTGGTTTTTTATTTAACAATATTTGGCGTTATAAGTTGATTTTAAATGGGTGATTTTCATAAAAAATTCATATTTTTGCAACCTAAAATTTTAATCAATAATGAAGGTTACCGCACAAAACCATGATGACGTAAGTGCATTGCTTACAGTAACATTGGAAAAATCTGACTACAAAGAAAAAGTAGAGAAGCAGTTGATTAATTATGCTAAAAATGCGCAAGTTCCTGGATTCAGAAAAGGGAAAGTGCCTTTGAGTATGGTTAAAAAACAATATGAAGCAGGTATTGCATTCGAAGAAATCAACAGACAAGTTTCTGATGCTTTAAACAACTATGTTAATGAAAACAAATTAAGATTAGTTGGTCAGCCTGTTCCTCAGCCAGTAAACGAATTAGATTACAATGCTGATCAATTAGAAGTTGCTTTCGAAGTAGGATATGAGCCTGAATTCACTATAGATTTAGCTAAATATGAAGCGCCTCACTACAAAGTAGAAGCGTCTGACAAAGAAATCAGCAAGAGTATTGAAAACATGCAGAAGCGTTTCGCTGAGCAGGTTCCTCAAGATAAAATCACTAAAGATTCTTACATTGCTTTAGAAGTTTCTCAGGTTGTGGAAGAAGATGCTGAAGGAGAGCACCACCACCACCCAAAAAACCTTACCATTACAGCTGAAAACAAAGAGGCTTTCAAATTGGTAAAAGGTTTGAAAATGGAAGGTTCTGTAAAAGTAACGAAAGAAACTCTTGCAGGTGACGAAGAATTAGCTAAAGAATTAGGATTCACCAAAGAAGAAGTTGAGCACTTACACCACAATGAATTAGAAGTAAAAGTAAAAGACTTCTATTCATTAAACTTAGCTGAGCTAAACCAGGATCTTTTCGACAAAGTATACGGAGAAGGAAACATCAAAACTGAAGAAGAGCTTAAAGATAAAGTGAAAACTGAATTAGATGAGTACTTCCAGCAAAATGCTGATGTTCACTTTGTGAATAAAGTATTAGAGCAGGTAACGGATAAAGAAGAAGTAAAACTTCCTGAAACGTTCCTTGTGAAGTGGTTATTATTCTCTAACCAGAACATCCAGTCTGAAGCTCAGGCTCAGGAAATTCTTGAAGCTGAGAAAAACCAGTTGAAATACCAGATCATCGAAGGTAAATTGATGACTGAAAACGAAATCAACCTTGACTATGCTGATGTATTGGCTCAGGCTGAGCAGTTAGTTAAGAACCAATTGGCAATCTACGGAATCCACCACCTAGGTGATGAAGAAATCCAGAAATATGCTGTTGAAATGTTGAAAGACCAGGAGCAGGTAAGACAAATTTCTTCTGAAGTAGCTATGGCTAAATTGAAAGATGTAATTCTTGAAAAAGCAAGCAAAAAAGAAACTAAAATTTCTCACGACGAATTTTTAGAAGAGCTTAAGAAATAATTATACTCCGATATAAATATTTGAAAACCGTCAATTTTTTGACGGTTTTTTTATGTTGTATTCATACCTAAAGATATCAATCATCGTATTTATCCTTTATCATCAATTATTATTCATTACTAATCGCTCATTGCTCATTACGTATCCGTATGTCCGCCAATATTCCTATATTTACCCTTTAAACTTATTATATAATATGAAAAAGATCATCATACCGTTTTTCTGTGCTGTACTTTTCTCAGTACCGGCAGCCGCTCAGAAAAAAGCAGCCGTAGTAACTAAAACAGAAGCTGTAAAATCTAAACTGACCCCTAAAGAAGTTGTTGACAATTATTTCAAAGCATTAGGAGGAAAAGATAAATTGGAAGCTGTAAAATCTACCATTACTGATAACACGGTTTCCGTGCAGGGAATGGAAATTCAAATGACGACTAAGAAATTAGGAAATAAATTCAAGTCTGTACAATCACTGATGGGCAAAGAAATGATTCAGCTTTTTGACGGTGAGAAAGGATATTTTGATCAGATGGGAAATAAAACAGAAATTCCTGCAGACAAAATTGGTGAGCTGAAAAAAGGAAAACCAATTGATGCTTTAGCTTTTGATGCTTCTAATTTTCCTAATGTATCCACAGAAAAATTAGACGGAAAAGACTATAATGTATTGTCTTCAGATAAAGGTAAATTTTATTTTGATGCAGGAACCGGGCTTTTGTATAAAACCAATGCAGGAGAAGGAAATGCGACAATTAAAAGCTATATGACCGTAGATGGAATACAGTTCCCTGCTGAAGTAGATGCTGAAGGTGGAGGTCAGAAAATGACAATTAAAACCAGCAAAATTGTGATCAACTCCGGAGTTACGGATGCTGATTTTAAATAAAAAATTGCTTTTTAAGATATTAAAACCGGGTATTTCCCGGTTTTTTTGGTATATGAATAAGTTTAACTCAAATTTAACTATAAAATGAATTCTGTAATTTCTTCACATTGTGAATAATTGGTAGTTTTAAGCTGTAAATAAAATCAAATACCATGAAAAAAGTCTTATCTTCATTTGCGGTCATCTTTTTGATGTCAGCAAATGCTTTTGCACAGAATATCCCTGTGGATCCTTCTGTACGAATCGGTACCCTTTCCAACGGAATGAAGTACTACATCAAAAAAAACACTTTACCGGAGAAAAAAGTAGATTTCCGTCTGGCTATCAATACCGGATCTATTCTTGAAGATGAAAATCAAAGAGGACTGGCTCACTTTATGGAGCACATGAACTTCAACGGAACCAAAAATTTTCCAGATAATAAATTAGTAGACTTTTTACAGTCTATCGGTGTAAAGTTTGGCCAGCACCTTAACGCTTATACAAGCTTTGACGAAACAGTTTATATGCTTCCCGTTCCATTGGATAAACCTGGGAACTTAGATGCCGGACTGAAAGTAATGGAAGACTGGGCGTTCAACGCAACACTTTCTGATGAACAGATCAATAAAGAGAGAGGAGTTGTATTGGAAGAACTGAGGCTGGGGCTTGGACCAGATAAAAGAATGATGGATAAATATCTGCCGAAACTTTTATACAAATCCCAATATGCAGACAGACTTCCGATTGGTAAAAAAGAAGTATTGGAGAACTTCAAACCGGATGTTATCAGAAAATTCCACCAGGACTGGTACAGACCGGATCTGATGGCCATTATTGTTGTTGGAGATATCAACGTGGATGAAATTGAAAAAAAGATTAAGGATAATTTCAGTAAATATAAAAATCCTTCAAAGCCAAGAGAAAGAAAATCTTTTGACCTTCCGAATCATAAAGAAACCCTGGTAGCCATTGAAACAGATCCTGACGCTACCAATTCTATGGTACAGTTTATCATGAAAGATGCTGATGCCTACAAGCCGGATGTAACGGTAGAACAGTACAATCAGAGTCTTGTAGAAAACCTTTCAACCACAATGTTGAATAACAGACTGAGAGAACTGATCAACTCTACAAATCCGCCTTTCACTTTCGGATCAGTATATCATGGAGGAACCTATGCAAGAAGTAAGGAAGCATTCCAGGGATTTGCTATGGTAAAAGAAGGAAACCAGCTGAGTGCGTTGAAAGTTTTATTGGAAGAAGTTGAAAGGGCAAAAAGATTTGGATTTACACAGTCTGAACTTGACAGAGCAAAATCTCAGGTGCTTTCCAACCTTGAAAGATCTTATAACAATAAAGATAAGACAGAAAGTGATATGCTGGTAGGTGAGTATGTAAGAAACTTCCTGGAGCAGGAACCAATACCTGGAATTGCATGGGAATATGAAGATACCAAGTCTTTCTTACCATCTGTTACCCTTGCGCAGACCAACGAAATCATCAAGAAAATGGTGAAAGATGACAGCAGGGTAATCGTAATCACAGGTCCTAAAAAAGATAATATCACCATGCCTACGGAAGCAATGGTTGTAAATACATTCGATGCTGTAAAAATGGCTGATCTAAAACCTTATGAAGAAAAGGCTGCCATCAAAAATTTAGTGAAACCTTTCAAATCAGAAGGTAAAATTGCTAAAACAGAAACTGATGCCAAGCTGGGAACAACAACCTGGACATTAAGCAACGGCGCTAAAGTGACTTTCAAGAAAACTGACTTTAAAGATGACGAAATTGTATTTACTGCAAGAAGCTTAGGAGGAAGCTCTCTTATTCCGGATGCAGATTACAATAAGACACAGTTTGCTTTCTCTGCATTAACAGAAGCAGGAGTTGGCGGATTCTCTAAAGCAGATCTTACCAATTATCTTGCCGGTAAGCAGGTGAATGTAAATCCTATGGTAACTTCTCTTTTTGAAGGAGTTTCAGGAAGAACAAACCAGAAAGATTTAGGAACAGCAATGGAGCTTATGTATGCTTATTTTACAAGCTTAAATTACAACCCTGCTTCCTTTAATGCTTACAAAGAAAAGCAGTCAGCAATGCTGAGTAACCTGTTGTCAAATCCTCAGGCTTATTTCTCTAATGAGCATGCAAAATTCACGAATCAGAAGAATCCGAGATTCATCGGGTTATTTCCAATGGAAAAAGACTGGGCTAATACAGACTATAAAAAAGCATATGATATCTATAAAGATAAATTTGCCAATGCCGGAAACTTCCAGTTCTATTTCGTAGGAAATATTGATGAAGCGAAGTTTAAAAATGAAGTCCTTCAGTATATTGCAAGCTTACCATCATCAGGCAAAGCTGCAATGTTCAAAGATACCGGATACAGAACAATTACCGGAGATTATACAAAAGTGTACAAAAAAGGGAAAGATCCTA of the Chryseobacterium viscerum genome contains:
- a CDS encoding M16 family metallopeptidase; protein product: MKKVLSSFAVIFLMSANAFAQNIPVDPSVRIGTLSNGMKYYIKKNTLPEKKVDFRLAINTGSILEDENQRGLAHFMEHMNFNGTKNFPDNKLVDFLQSIGVKFGQHLNAYTSFDETVYMLPVPLDKPGNLDAGLKVMEDWAFNATLSDEQINKERGVVLEELRLGLGPDKRMMDKYLPKLLYKSQYADRLPIGKKEVLENFKPDVIRKFHQDWYRPDLMAIIVVGDINVDEIEKKIKDNFSKYKNPSKPRERKSFDLPNHKETLVAIETDPDATNSMVQFIMKDADAYKPDVTVEQYNQSLVENLSTTMLNNRLRELINSTNPPFTFGSVYHGGTYARSKEAFQGFAMVKEGNQLSALKVLLEEVERAKRFGFTQSELDRAKSQVLSNLERSYNNKDKTESDMLVGEYVRNFLEQEPIPGIAWEYEDTKSFLPSVTLAQTNEIIKKMVKDDSRVIVITGPKKDNITMPTEAMVVNTFDAVKMADLKPYEEKAAIKNLVKPFKSEGKIAKTETDAKLGTTTWTLSNGAKVTFKKTDFKDDEIVFTARSLGGSSLIPDADYNKTQFAFSALTEAGVGGFSKADLTNYLAGKQVNVNPMVTSLFEGVSGRTNQKDLGTAMELMYAYFTSLNYNPASFNAYKEKQSAMLSNLLSNPQAYFSNEHAKFTNQKNPRFIGLFPMEKDWANTDYKKAYDIYKDKFANAGNFQFYFVGNIDEAKFKNEVLQYIASLPSSGKAAMFKDTGYRTITGDYTKVYKKGKDPKSMVSISYSGEAPYNEKEALALSALGEVATIKVIEKLREDESGIYGGGARGGMNKIPYGTYNFGINFPCGPENVEKLTKSAITELQKLIDNGPEQKDLDKYKEGEYNDNKTELKDNMFWLNAIAKNQLDGSDKYDILNYQDKVKALTVKDLQDVAKKYLTKGRIVATLMPEDGWEKAKKEESKKVEAVTVKAGAAN
- a CDS encoding trigger factor translates to MKVTAQNHDDVSALLTVTLEKSDYKEKVEKQLINYAKNAQVPGFRKGKVPLSMVKKQYEAGIAFEEINRQVSDALNNYVNENKLRLVGQPVPQPVNELDYNADQLEVAFEVGYEPEFTIDLAKYEAPHYKVEASDKEISKSIENMQKRFAEQVPQDKITKDSYIALEVSQVVEEDAEGEHHHHPKNLTITAENKEAFKLVKGLKMEGSVKVTKETLAGDEELAKELGFTKEEVEHLHHNELEVKVKDFYSLNLAELNQDLFDKVYGEGNIKTEEELKDKVKTELDEYFQQNADVHFVNKVLEQVTDKEEVKLPETFLVKWLLFSNQNIQSEAQAQEILEAEKNQLKYQIIEGKLMTENEINLDYADVLAQAEQLVKNQLAIYGIHHLGDEEIQKYAVEMLKDQEQVRQISSEVAMAKLKDVILEKASKKETKISHDEFLEELKK
- a CDS encoding TonB-dependent receptor; translated protein: MKLIYCLLLIFCGSVFTSAQKTYTVEGTVQDFHDKTLLENAVIKIGNFTAKTNKKGKFSFDKIPAGKYTLIAQHPDCNDYTENIGVDQDVQLVITLEHHVKDIETVTVHGSHKNNGSMVVKTIDKAMISRNVTENLGNLLTNISGVNVLKTGNNIAKPIIHGLYGSRVSILNDGVKLAEQEWGVEHAPNVDVNNFEHIDVIKGASALKYGAGAVGGVVVLQPQVLPKKDTIMGNVSLSGISNGRGADLNVKLAKTWENGWAIKTNGSYKKLGDLEAPDYGLMNTGLESSGFNFGVQKMTFEKGFSFDYYLTKSTVGILRSSHVGNSEDLRTALTSPEPIYQRDFSYDIDNPKQEIEHHIAKVSAYKRFENFGKITATYSFQYNHRKEYDIRRTEALSKKPALDLELITNDLNVNHLIERGNWNLETGINAGYQNNYSNTQTEARRLVPNYDRYYAGIYSVLKYKIAPELDLELGGRYDYDHYDVTKWYDLSDWNKTYAADYSNFVVRINQNRILTNPSLTYNNVSVNGGIVYHPSEYFNLKFNYARVSRSPNIAELFADGLHHSAAIIERGDMRMKSETGNQFNLIADVKANVLKGLNISVNPYFFYTQNFINQIPTGYQNTQWGGAFVVYSYQQINAKMYGLDIDAQLKITDNLTYKGSGSYVYGQDTTHDVPLILMMPPNFNNSLEFNKKEWKNFYFTVSNNTYLKQTRFPTYNVPIRLFDSDGNAYSEDVDISTPPSGYSLWNLQTGVNLSKNFGIDFSVRNVFNKSYRDYLNRLRFFSNEMGRNFILTLKYQF